A window of the Garra rufa chromosome 10, GarRuf1.0, whole genome shotgun sequence genome harbors these coding sequences:
- the olfm3b gene encoding noelin-3, protein MRALFVVLKPLCFLALLGYSPSATIRPKEGWQVYSSAQDADGRCICTVVAPEQNLCSRDAKSRQLRQLLEKIQNMSQSIEVLNLRTQRDFQYVMKMESQMKGLRSKFRQIESNRRTLLTKNFQELKGKMNELQPLIPVLEQYKTDATLISQFKEEIRNLSLVLTAIQEEIGAYEYEELQQRVLGLEGRLRNCMNKLTCGKLMKITGPTTVKTSGTRFGAWMTDPQASPKNNKVWYMDSYTNNKIVREYKSVNDFVAGVESRTYNLPFHWAGTNHVVYNGSLYYNKYQSNIIVRYSFESGRVMTQRALESAGFHNVYPYTWGGFSDIDLMADELGLWAIYATNQNAGNIVISQLDPLTIQVLNSWNTEYSKRNAGESFMICGTLYITNSHLTGAKVYYSYSTKTSTYEYMDIPIHNQYFHMSMLDYNARDRALYGWNNGHQVLFNVTLFHIIKTDDES, encoded by the exons ATGCGGGCGCTGTTCGTGGTGCTGAAACCGCTGTGTTTTCTCGCTCTGCTCGGCTACAGCCCTTCCGCG ACCATCAGACCAAAGGAAGGCTGGCAGGTGTACAGTTCAGCGCAGGATGCCGACGGCCGCTGCATCTGTACGGTGGTGGCACCAGAACAGAACTTGTGCTCCAGAGACGCAAAGAGCAGACAGCTCCGCCAGTTACTGGAgaag ATTCAGAACATGTCGCAATCAATCGAAGTGCTGAACCTGAGGACCCAGAGGGACTTCCAGTATGTCATGAAAATGGAGAGCCAGATGAAAGGACTCCGATCAAAGTTCAGACAAATCGAGTCGAACCGAAGAACATTATTGACTAAAAACTTTCAG GAGCTGAAGGGGAAGATGAATGAACTGCAGCCGCTGATTCCAGTGCTGGAGCAGTACAAGACTGATGCCACACTCATTTCCCAGTTCAAGGAGGAGATCAGGAACCTTTCTCTGGTGCTGACTGCTATCCAGGAGGAGATAGGAGCGTATGAATATGAGGAACTCCAGCAAAGGGTCCTCGGCTTGGAGGGAAGACTGAGGAATTGTATGAACAAACTCA CCTGTGGTAAGCTGATGAAAATCACAGGGCCCACCACTGTAAAGACATCAGGAACAAGGTTTGGAGCTTGGATGACAGACCCTCAGGCTTCACCTAAGAACAACAAG GTCTGGTACATGGACAGCTATACAAACAACAAGATTGTCCGTGAATACAAATCGGTAAACGACTTTGTGGCTGGGGTCGAGTCAAGAACCTACAACCTTCCGTTCCACTGGGCGGGAACTAATCATGTGGTCTACAACGGCTCCCTATACTACAACAAGTACCAGAGCAACATCATTGTCAGATACAGCTTTGAAAGCGGCCGGGTCATGACGCAACGAGCACTTGAATCCGCTGGCTTCCACAACGTCTACCCGTACACCTGGGGCGGATTCTCCGACATTGACCTGATGGCCGACGAGCTTGGTTTATGGGCCATCTACGCCACCAATCAGAACGCAGGGAATATAGTAATCAGCCAGCTAGATCCTCTGACCATCCAAGTGCTGAACTCATGGAACACAGAATACTCCAAACGAAACGCAGGTGAGTCTTTCATGATTTGCGGCACGCTGTACATCACCAACTCCCACCTGACCGGGGCTAAGGTGTACTACTCTTATTCCACCAAAACCTCTACGTATGAGTACATGGACATCCCTATCCACAACCAGTACTTTCACATGTCCATGCTGGATTACAACGCCAGGGATCGTGCACTTTACGGCTGGAACAACGGCCACCAGGTACTGTTCAACGTCAcgctgttccacattattaaaaCCGACGATGAATCCTGA